CGAACGGGCAATCTCCGTAGTATTACCAGCAACTCGGTTAAACACTTCTAATAAACAAACTTTAATATTAGAGAACATTATATGGAGAAACAAAAAATCTTTGCAATGTCGTTTGCTAGTGTCTATCCGCTCTATCTTCAAAAAGCGGAGAGGAAAGGGCGTAGTAAGTCGGAAGTGGACCAGATTATTTTCTGGTTAACCGGTTACGATGCAAAATCATTAGAAGAACAATTAAGCAAGCGTACTAATTTCGAAGAATTCTTCGAAAGCGCGCCACATATTAATGATAACGTTTCCCTGATAAAAGGGGTGGTCTGCGGAGTACGCGTAGAAGAAATTGAAGACGAACTGATGCGTAAGATTCGGTATCTGGACAAGTTAATTGATGAACTTGCGAAAGGCAAGTCTATGGATAAGATTCTGCGTAAATGAAGTCCTCCTCCAAGCTCACAAAGAATATAACTGAGACCGAGTTTGATAACGGATATTGGTATGCAGAAGAGATCAAGACCTTTGCAAAAGAGATAGGCATTGAGAATGTTCCTAAGTTACGAAAGGACGAATTAGAAAAGCTGATCAAACATTTTATACGCACCGGCCAAGTAACCAATTCTCAGAGAAAAAATTTAGTCAAAACCGGAGCAAAAGATTTTGAGTTGGGACTAACTCTTTCTATGCCGATCCGCAATTATACTAGCAATAAACAAACGAAGCAATTCTTGGAAAAAGAAGCTTTAAAGATCAACCCGAGCCTGAAGAAAAAATCTGGTGCGAGATATCGTTTGAACCGTTGGAGAGAGGAGCAGATTCAATCCGGTAAAAAGATCACTTATGGCGACCTTGTGAAGCAATACATAAAATTGAATGAAACTGAAGGTTCTTTCGAGAAGATACAATCGGTTCGCTATATTAATTTTCTTTCAGATTTTCTAAAGAGCGAAAAGGAAGCAACCAGAGACCAGGCGCTCCAAGCCTGGAAGCAACTTAAGAAATTGGATATTCCTAAAGATTATAAATCTTGGAAGAAGCAATCTAAGAAATAGAATAGAATCATTTCAGTGCTAGATGCGTTTTAACTCCAATGCTATCCGTTTGCTATGACGAGTTAATGTTTTCTCTTTAGCTTTTTAAATAACCGTACAATCTAAAACTTCCTAGCACTAGTACTCCATCTCCTGGAAGCTCGTTTATCTTAGAAGAAATTTCATCTGAGGAAATCGCAAGAGATTCAAATCCTTTGGGAAGTAAGAATCCTGCTCCTTGCACAAAGTGTGTCTCCGTTCCGAAGCGTTTCGTAAGAGTAAGAATCTCTTCTCCCATTTTTTCTCCTTCTTTGTCGGGGAGAAAACCGGCAATCACGGAGAATCGTTTCTTAGGAAAGAGAGACTCAAGTGAGTTTAAGGTTACTTTGACTGCATCCGGATTGTGTGCTGGATCATATACGATGAAAGGACTTTTAGAGACGATCTCTAAGCGTCCCGGTGGTAGATCTGGAATTTCCGATCCTTGGTTCGCCGGACTCGCGTCTGAGTTATCTTTGTTGGAAAGTAATTCTGAAGATGCATACGTTGATTTTTCTATTGCATGATCTTTTTCTAATATATTCGAATAGATCTGTTTTGTGATCAGATCTGCGAATTCTCGGTTATGTTCTAAATACGGTTTTCCTAATGGAAGAGAAGGGAATAGATGCAATTGGATCTTTCGCTTCTCACATTCTTCCTTTAGGATAGGCAACAATTCTTCTCCGGGATGGAGGGCAAACACTTGCTTCGTTCTCTCAGATAAGATTCCTAGTTTTTCCTTTAGAATCAGATCTTTTGTGTTTCCTAAGACTGCTTTGTGATCTTCTCCTATTGCACAGACGACTAAGATATCCGGTTCACATAGTTTGGTGGCATCCAATCTTCCCCCTAAGCCCGCCTCATAGATTTGGATGGAGACATCTTTTTTTTCAAAGAGAGAATAAGCCCCTAAAGTAAACCATTCAAACCAAGATAGAAAGGAGAGTTCTTCCTTTGTGCCTTGAGAGAATAGGATCTCCGAGACTTCTTGCAGATCCGCTTCGGTCACCGGATCGAATTTCGGGCCTAGGCGTATTCTTTCTTTTGGATCTAATAGATGAGGAGAAGTATAAAGCCCTGTAGAATAACCTAATTTAGAGAATCGATATGCTAGAAAATGAGAAATGGACCCTTTGCCGTTCGTGCCAACAACGGAGATTCTAAGCCTAGGCTTTTTTCTTTCTCTCCAACCGTGAGAGTCCAATAGATTGCGAAACGGTTCTAAGGTATAATTCCCGAATACATTGAAATTTCGGGTCTTCTCCAAATTGGTCAGACTAGATCCGAATTCTAAGAAATCAGGAAATTGCACGAAAAGCTTCCATTTTTATATGATCGATCTATTGTATTTCTTTATTATAAATTTAGAAACTAATTCGGTTTAAACGTAGCCTAAGCTTTTCAGCAGTCTCTCTCTTCCTTTTTGGATGAGTTCCGGGCTAAGTGAAACTCCAGTGAATAGCTTGAACTGTTCCACTGCTTGGTAGAGCAACATCTCTGTTCCAGGGATGATCTTTGCTCCCTTCTTCTTTGCAGCTAAGACTAAAGGTGTTTCTAAAGGATTGTACACTATATCAAAAACCACCTGTCCTTCTTGAAAGCAGTCTTCCGGTATTGCTGGACCAGGTTCCTTGCCCTTCATTCCAAGCGGTGTGGTATGAATAATGAGCGAGAACTCTGAAAAGTTTTTCTGCACTTCAACAAGGCTTTCGGATCTGAGTTTGGAAGAAGTTACCTTGGATAATAATTCTAATAATTCTCTGGATGTTTCTGAATTTCTTGCGGCGATCGTGAGATCTTGGACGTTTCCTTCTTTCAAAAGAGAGAAGGAGATCCCTCTTGCACTTCCTCCGCTTCCGAGTAAGAGCACTTTGCCTTGCAAAGACTTTGGATATTCTTCTAAGATCGCTCTGACTGCACCTTTTCCGTCCGTATTATACGCGCTAATCGATCCGTTTTCTAAGACCAATGTATTGCTCGCTTTGACTGCTTTGGATATTTCGTCGGTTTGATCGGCGAGTTGGAACGCGGCTTCCTTATGAGGAATGGTGACTGAGAGTCCTCTGACTCCGAATTTGCTTAAGGAAGAAAGTTCCTTTTTTTCCAGCGTATCCACTGGAAAAACCAGATACCCGCAATCTAAATTTAGATCTTCATACCAGGACGTATGTAGAACGGGGGACAAGGTATGTGAAAGTGGTTTTCCCACGATCCCGAAGTATTTTGAACTGTCTCGAAAGATTTTCAACGCGTCCCGCTTCTTTTTTACTAAAATTCTCGACTTTATCCCAAAACCCGGAAAACCTGTAAAGCAGATGGGAATCCTGGCCTCGCTCAACGATTTTCTTCCTTTCATTGGCACTCAACCCTTTTTAGTCTTAGCGTCTTCATCGGGGTGGTGGACTACGTTCACTGATATCCTCTTTGTTTTATCTATCAGCGGTGGGTTGGCCTGGTATTTTTATTATTATAAGAGAAAAGATCTCTTAGGCGGCTATTGGGTTGCCTTCTTGGTGGCCTTGCTTGGCTCCTTGATCATTCTTTCTCTCTTCCAAGATCCTATTAGAGAAGTAGTATATTGGCTGATCTCTCCTAAGATCGGAATTTACCAAGTTGCAAATGTGAATTTGATCGCGGTGATCATCGGAGGATATTCAGTTCTCTATATCATGAACCGCATCAATCACAATAAAGAAAGAAGAGATTAAATTTCAATCCGGATCGTAAGTGGTCCGGCTTTATACAAAGAAGCAGAAGCGATTATATTCGTTTCTGCTTTTCTTTTTCTGCCAGGTTCATTTCAAAAATCTTGATATACTTTAAGAAATTATAATAGAACCCCATAATCGCGAGGATAAGCCCTCTGCGACCGTCCAAAAATCCGAATCTCACAAAGAACATCCAAAAGGATTTATATCCAGCTTCGAGCAAAGCCAGGAATAAGCCGGTGCGTTTTCCTTTTCCGAATTTCTCCGTGGCAGCTAGTTCTGAATACTTGTTTATGAAATTCACATGATCATGAAGATTTTTATAGGAATAATGCAATACGGGGCTTTTTAGTTTCTTCTTCTTTCCGGATAATTGTACGGCTTCGTGGACCTTTCCTCCCACGAATTTCCCTTTGGATTTTTGGAAGAGACGAACCCTATAATTAGGATACCATCCTCCGTGTCGGATCCATTTTCCCATGTACATGGTGAGTCTTGGGATCAGGAATCCATCTTCGTCAGGCTCTCCTTTTCGAAAGAGTGCCTGGATCTCTTCTTTCAATTCAGCGGACATTTCTTCGTCTGCATCTAAGGTTAAGATCCATGGAAATTGCGCGAGTGAGATAACGTGGTTCTTTTGGGAAACGTAGTCGTCGAATTTTCGTAGGACTACTTTTGCTCCCTTCTTCTTTGCTAGGATTTCGGTATTATCATGCGAGCCGGAGTCCAGCACTATGATCTCGCTTACGAAATCCAGAGAAGAAAGGCATCTCTCTATATTATCTTCTTCGTTTAAGGTGATGATGCAGGCTGAGATTGGTAAAGACATCTATGCGGGAGAATAATCCTTGTCTCGTACCGACTTGAAATTAGGGGTCAAAGGAATCTCCAATCTCGCTATCGTAGAATCCTTACGGATCAGGATTCGGAAATAAGAAGGATCAATCCCTTCTCCCTTTAGCATGATTAAAATGAGTGCGAGTCCGAGTCCTGCGCCTTCTGAATTATCTTCGTTATCCAAATAGAACTGAGCAATATCCGCGTACTGCATTCCCTTTTCTAATTTTTCTCTCAGGGATCTTTCTTCTTCGGCGGTAACTGGAGTGTTGTTCGTGACTTCGATCCGAATTCCATCCATGGAATAATCGAATGTGATCAGACAAAAGAAACCTTTCTTCTTGGATTTATGACCGTATTCTTCTGCCATTGCTTCGGAGAAAAGTTTTCTGTATTCCGAGATTCCTTTCTTATATTCCGTGAAATTTTCTAGGTCGTAGCCTTTTTCCTCGAAGTAGATCCTTTTTTGATTTGCCTTGCAGGCGTTGATTGATAATTCTTTTACGATAGTGTAAACGGTCGGAACGAGTGTCGGATAAGTAACCTTGTCCAAAATCAGCTCTATGGCTTGTTGGATATGTTCTTCGACGGATCTTGTGATCCTATGGGTCTTTAGAGACAGGATTTTTCCGTTCTCTACCGTAAGCCGGATATTGTCTGATATATCCCGGATTTCCTGACCCATTTAACCTTGAACTTTTCGGAACTCGATTTGTTTGTCAAGAGACTCATTTTAATAGGACTAAAAAAGGTCCGTATGCGATTTTCTCCCCTTCTTCTGGGACTCGTTTTTTTTTCAGGGAGCTTGAGTGCTGAATCTTGGTCGTGGAACGGTGTTTACCTGATCCAGCCCGAGACTTTGGAGTATTCCGGTCCCGTCCAGATCCAGGTCCAAGACGGCTTGGTCGAAAAGATCTCTCCTTCTTCCCCAGGAAAAGAACCTCTCTATATTTTGCCCGGTTTCTGCGATTCTCATGTGACTCTAGGCGCAAATTCTCTAGGAGGACAGAAGGATAAGAACGAGTTGGAATTGGATCTGAAACAATTCCTACTTCACGGCTTCACTCATATCCAGAGTGTCGCAGATCCTGCCTGGGCTACTGAACTTTCAGAGTCGCGAAAAAAGAATTTTGCATTTCCTAAAATCCTAACTTTTCCTCCGGTCCTTCTTGCGGATTCAAAGGAAGTCGCAGGTGCAAAGCCAACCGGATACAAGATCTTAAAATCTCCGGAAGAAGCTATCGCTGCAGTTTCTTCTAGAGGAAGGGGAAGGGCTCATTTATTCCTGAGGCATAACGAGGGAGAAGCCTTCACCATTGACGGAAAACTTTTGTATAGAATGAGATCCGAAGCGGAGAAGGTGGGACTGGAACTTTCCGTTTCCACATTCGGAGAAGAGTTCGCAAATTGGGAAGCACTCTCTTCAGAAGTCAAGGTTCTCTATCATCCGATTCCTGAAATGCCTTCTCTACAACCTGTGGCCGGTAATTTGATCAAGCAAATCTGGGCTCCTCTATTTTCCATTTACTATGCGCAGAAGGAAATAGGGACTTCTTCCTTCTCTCAAGAATGGGAGAAGTGGACGGAATGGAGTCCTTCTTTCAAAGAGAGAGCCATGTCCAAAGAAGCACTTTCTACATTTACTCCTCTTTCCGAATCGGAAAAACAAGAAGCAGACCGAGAATATGATTCCTATCTTGCTTTCTTACGGGCTAGAAAGAATCTGTCCTTACGCATCTTATTGGGTTCAGGTTCGGGACACCAATTTCTATTCCCTGGGATTTCTGGTTGGAAGGAACTTAGGATCTTATCCGATCTGATCGGTCCGAAAGAAGCGTTACGGGCTGCGACGGAAACTACCTGTTCTTATCTGGGAGCGGCTCATGAGGGAAAGATCAGAGTCGGAAAACCGGCGCATCTTTTGATTTTTAGAGAAGACCCTTTGAAAAATTGGGATAAACTGAAGACTCTGAAAACAGTGGTGACGGAGAGAGTGAAAACCGAGATTGCAGCTCCTTCTTCTCCCGAAAAGAAAAAAGAAAAGAAGAAGTCTAAGTCCGGCAAGAAGACTTAAATCCTTTCTTTCCAAAAATCTCGGTCGGCTTGTAGCCGTTAAACATCCAATCTAGAGGGGCTGAAACCATGAAAGACACGCAAAAAGAATTATTCCAAAAATTACTAGATGAGAGTTTCCGAAAGAAGGCGGCTTTAGAACCCGGAGCCAAAGTGAATGCGATCGTCACCAGCGCAAAATCGGATTACGTTTTTATAAAGGTTCAAGAGGCAGGTCTTTCTGGTATCATCTCCGCAGATGAATTCACCGAGGCTCCTAAACAAGGGCAGACGATAGAGGCATATTTTCTTCAGGAATCTTCCGGAGATCAGTATTTCACAACTTGTCTGAATGGAGATACGATCACTAAGGATATGATCTCTGTGGCTCACACTGCTGAGATCCCTGTTTTGGGTCATATCATCGGAGAGAACGATGCCGGCGTAGAAGTCAAGTTAGGCGAGTCCACAGGCTTTTGTCCCTTCTCCCAATTGGATCCTGAGCTTAAAAAACAAGGCAATGGAGTAGGAAAGCGAGTTCGCTTTCTGGTTTCAGAAGTAGGAAATAAGGGAAAGATCATCGTTTCCCAAAAGAAGATCGCAGATAAAGAGAGAGAGGCAAAGATCTCCGTTTTAAAAGGAGAGTTGAAGCCTGGAATGTTCGTGACCTGCAGGGTCAAATCGGTTCATCCTTTCGGTCTGATCGTAGAGGCGGACGGACTCACGGCACTTGTTCCTACTTCCGAAGCGACCTTCAGAAAGAATCCGGACTTATCCAAGGAATTCCATCCAGGTCAGGTGCTTCGCGCCAAGGTTCTCAAGCTAGATTGGGAAGAGGACAAGCATAGTTTCACAGTTAAGGATTTTCTAAAGGATCCTTGGGCCCAAAATGTTCCTTTCAAAGAAGGGGATGTGGTTTCCGGAACCGTGGAAAGCGTGAAGCCTTTCGGAGTATTCATAAAATTGAATGAGAATTTTTCAGGCCTAGTTCCGAATCGAGAAACCGGTCTCCAGAACAGAATTCCTGCGGCCCAACATTTCAAACTAGGAGATCAGGTCTCCGCATTCGTGACTGAAGTGAATCTCTCCAAAAGACAGATCTCTCTTTCTCTCGTGAAGGCAAAAGAAGTGCAGGAAAGATTGGATTACAGCGGATATCTTTCGGAGGAAACTTCTTCTACCGGATCCTTTGGTGCCATTCTTGCAAAATCCTTAAACAAAGGACAGAAGAAGGGATAGTGGCTCTCCGGATCGCATTGTATCGGCCCGAGATCCCTCCTAATACTGGAAATATCGCCCGACTCTGCGTCGCCTTGGGAGCAGAACTTCATATCGTAGGAGAGCCTGCATTCGAACTGACCGAAAAGGCGGCGAGAAGAGCAGGCTTGGATTACTGGG
Above is a window of Leptospira semungkisensis DNA encoding:
- a CDS encoding DUF2200 domain-containing protein translates to MEKQKIFAMSFASVYPLYLQKAERKGRSKSEVDQIIFWLTGYDAKSLEEQLSKRTNFEEFFESAPHINDNVSLIKGVVCGVRVEEIEDELMRKIRYLDKLIDELAKGKSMDKILRK
- a CDS encoding SAP domain-containing protein, coding for MKSSSKLTKNITETEFDNGYWYAEEIKTFAKEIGIENVPKLRKDELEKLIKHFIRTGQVTNSQRKNLVKTGAKDFELGLTLSMPIRNYTSNKQTKQFLEKEALKINPSLKKKSGARYRLNRWREEQIQSGKKITYGDLVKQYIKLNETEGSFEKIQSVRYINFLSDFLKSEKEATRDQALQAWKQLKKLDIPKDYKSWKKQSKK
- a CDS encoding glutamate ligase domain-containing protein, whose translation is MQFPDFLEFGSSLTNLEKTRNFNVFGNYTLEPFRNLLDSHGWRERKKPRLRISVVGTNGKGSISHFLAYRFSKLGYSTGLYTSPHLLDPKERIRLGPKFDPVTEADLQEVSEILFSQGTKEELSFLSWFEWFTLGAYSLFEKKDVSIQIYEAGLGGRLDATKLCEPDILVVCAIGEDHKAVLGNTKDLILKEKLGILSERTKQVFALHPGEELLPILKEECEKRKIQLHLFPSLPLGKPYLEHNREFADLITKQIYSNILEKDHAIEKSTYASSELLSNKDNSDASPANQGSEIPDLPPGRLEIVSKSPFIVYDPAHNPDAVKVTLNSLESLFPKKRFSVIAGFLPDKEGEKMGEEILTLTKRFGTETHFVQGAGFLLPKGFESLAISSDEISSKINELPGDGVLVLGSFRLYGYLKS
- the aroE gene encoding shikimate dehydrogenase, which gives rise to MKIFRDSSKYFGIVGKPLSHTLSPVLHTSWYEDLNLDCGYLVFPVDTLEKKELSSLSKFGVRGLSVTIPHKEAAFQLADQTDEISKAVKASNTLVLENGSISAYNTDGKGAVRAILEEYPKSLQGKVLLLGSGGSARGISFSLLKEGNVQDLTIAARNSETSRELLELLSKVTSSKLRSESLVEVQKNFSEFSLIIHTTPLGMKGKEPGPAIPEDCFQEGQVVFDIVYNPLETPLVLAAKKKGAKIIPGTEMLLYQAVEQFKLFTGVSLSPELIQKGRERLLKSLGYV
- a CDS encoding glycosyltransferase family 2 protein; this encodes MSLPISACIITLNEEDNIERCLSSLDFVSEIIVLDSGSHDNTEILAKKKGAKVVLRKFDDYVSQKNHVISLAQFPWILTLDADEEMSAELKEEIQALFRKGEPDEDGFLIPRLTMYMGKWIRHGGWYPNYRVRLFQKSKGKFVGGKVHEAVQLSGKKKKLKSPVLHYSYKNLHDHVNFINKYSELAATEKFGKGKRTGLFLALLEAGYKSFWMFFVRFGFLDGRRGLILAIMGFYYNFLKYIKIFEMNLAEKEKQKRI
- a CDS encoding histidine kinase; this translates as MGQEIRDISDNIRLTVENGKILSLKTHRITRSVEEHIQQAIELILDKVTYPTLVPTVYTIVKELSINACKANQKRIYFEEKGYDLENFTEYKKGISEYRKLFSEAMAEEYGHKSKKKGFFCLITFDYSMDGIRIEVTNNTPVTAEEERSLREKLEKGMQYADIAQFYLDNEDNSEGAGLGLALILIMLKGEGIDPSYFRILIRKDSTIARLEIPLTPNFKSVRDKDYSPA
- a CDS encoding S1 RNA-binding domain-containing protein, which translates into the protein MKDTQKELFQKLLDESFRKKAALEPGAKVNAIVTSAKSDYVFIKVQEAGLSGIISADEFTEAPKQGQTIEAYFLQESSGDQYFTTCLNGDTITKDMISVAHTAEIPVLGHIIGENDAGVEVKLGESTGFCPFSQLDPELKKQGNGVGKRVRFLVSEVGNKGKIIVSQKKIADKEREAKISVLKGELKPGMFVTCRVKSVHPFGLIVEADGLTALVPTSEATFRKNPDLSKEFHPGQVLRAKVLKLDWEEDKHSFTVKDFLKDPWAQNVPFKEGDVVSGTVESVKPFGVFIKLNENFSGLVPNRETGLQNRIPAAQHFKLGDQVSAFVTEVNLSKRQISLSLVKAKEVQERLDYSGYLSEETSSTGSFGAILAKSLNKGQKKG